GTGCTTGAAGAAGAAGAAGTTAAATAAAATTTTTAAACAAGCTCTTTGTTGATCATTTTTCTCTTGAATCTAACCCTTTTCTTTGCTATGATCATGTAAGTCTTTTTTGAAATAGAATATCAAAAGACTCGACAAACATAAGTATCTAGTAATTAGCTGCTTAGAAAATAGGACGTGGAATTATGTTAAAAAAACACCCAAAGGGTCTCATTTCTCTCTTCTTTACGGAAAGCTGGGAGCGTTTTGGATTTTATGGAATGCGCGCACTTTTGCCCCTCTATATGTTCGGAGCGATCCAAGATGGAGCACTAGGTTGGTCCAATAAAACCTCCATGCAAATCTATGGATGGTACATTGGAATTGCCTACGTGACAACTCTACTTGGTGGATGGTTTGCAGATAAAATGATTGGACAGAGAAGATCCATCATGCTGGGTGGGTTTTTAATGGCGCTTGGGTATTTTTCTCTAGCTCTTGGGAGTATGCCGTCCTTTTTTACGGGTCTTGTCCTTATTTGCTTTGGAAATGGATTTTTTAAACCTTGTGTCACCTCCATGTTGGGTGGACTTTATGAAAAAAATGATGCGCGTCGAGATAGCGGTTATTCCATTTTTTACATGGGAATTAATCTAGGTGCTTTTGCGGGCCCCTTTATTTGTGGAACTTTGCAAGGGCTTAAAGGGTATCAATGGGGATTTGCCGCAGCAGGAGTCGGCATGCTCATTTCTATCATTGTGTTTTGGTATGCCCAAAAAAGTCGTTTTGGAACCATTGGCTTAGCTCCAAATAGAAAAGCGATGAAAGATGTGCCAAAAGTTCCTTTAAACAAACAAGAAAAAAGCAATATTTTAGTATTGACCATCATTGCAATGTTTACGATCTTATTTATCGTGGCGTTTGAGCAAGCAGGTGGATTGCTTGCATTGTATGCCGACAAATACACTGATAGAAATCTACTTGGATTTATGATTCCAACGGCATGGTTTCAATCCCTCAACCCCTTTTTCATCGTCATACTTGCACCTGTGATGAGTTGGGTTTGGTCTTTATTTGCAAAATACAAAAAGGATCTTTCTATGGCGGTTAAAGTTTCTCTTGGATTTTTCCTCACAGCGATCAGCTTCGCCTTCATGATGGGAGCTGCAGTGCAGTTCGGTGCGATTGGGAAATCGGCGCTAGTTTGGCTTGTGGCTTTTAACTTCTTTTGTACTTTGGGTGAACTTTGTATCAATCCTATCGTTTGGTCCAATGTCTCAAAACTTGCACCAACACGTTACATTTCATCCATGATGGCCGTCATTTTGGTCTGTATCGGAATGGGTGGGTACCTTTCTGGATTTATAGGATCTTATGTCGATGATTTAGGGCCTTACCAAATTTTTGGAGGGATTACTGCTATGATGATTGTCACAGGATTTGCTCTTTTGACACTGAACAAAAAGCTCAAAGCAATGACGTATGTACAGATCGAATCACAAATTGAAAAAGCAAAAGAAGCGATCGAAGAAAAAGTCGAAGAAAAAGAACCTGCACTATCTGGTGTTGAATAATACGTCAACGAGAGAAGCAAGGTTATCTTGGTTTAAGGCAGAGATTGTAAACAAGTATTTAGGTTTGACAATCTCTGCTTTTTTAACTGTTTGGATCATTTCGTCTGCATCTTCAAGATCACATTTATTCAGCACAACAAAAAAGGACTTTTTCAAAAGCTTAGGTGCGTAACAAAAAAGTTCGTTTTTTAAAATCTCAAAGTCTCTAAGTGGATCTTTTG
The sequence above is drawn from the Chlamydiota bacterium genome and encodes:
- the dtpT gene encoding Di-/tripeptide transporter, whose translation is MLKKHPKGLISLFFTESWERFGFYGMRALLPLYMFGAIQDGALGWSNKTSMQIYGWYIGIAYVTTLLGGWFADKMIGQRRSIMLGGFLMALGYFSLALGSMPSFFTGLVLICFGNGFFKPCVTSMLGGLYEKNDARRDSGYSIFYMGINLGAFAGPFICGTLQGLKGYQWGFAAAGVGMLISIIVFWYAQKSRFGTIGLAPNRKAMKDVPKVPLNKQEKSNILVLTIIAMFTILFIVAFEQAGGLLALYADKYTDRNLLGFMIPTAWFQSLNPFFIVILAPVMSWVWSLFAKYKKDLSMAVKVSLGFFLTAISFAFMMGAAVQFGAIGKSALVWLVAFNFFCTLGELCINPIVWSNVSKLAPTRYISSMMAVILVCIGMGGYLSGFIGSYVDDLGPYQIFGGITAMMIVTGFALLTLNKKLKAMTYVQIESQIEKAKEAIEEKVEEKEPALSGVE